The segment TGAATTAACTTCAACATTGGATGATTCCCCATTAATGCCGTAGCCAAGCCCCTCTGGTCCACTAATAACCTTTCCTGAATCACCCATCCGGATTCGTCGAAGTGTGGCATCACCGATGGCCTTCTCTGCTTGCTCAAGGCTTCGGACTCCTCCCATGAGATTAACGGCACGTCCGTTATGAAGTTCCACCATGGGTTGACTGTGAAACCCCAAGCTGGATGATCCAGCGCCAATCTCCCTGTTCTGCGACTCTCCGGAGTTATTGGGAATATTTCCTTCCACGCCGGGCCCCACTCCCCTTCGCACCATTCCAGGTTTGTCGTCGGAGACGCCCTTATTTGGTGAATAACCTCTTCTGGAATCTCCACCAGCTTGCTCCGCTGCCAGACTGCCCAACCGCTCCTTCTCGGATTGCAAGGCGGACTGGTTCGACCCAAACTGAACCCCTCCATTCTCTATTAACTGCAGATTTTTTGAGGACCCAACTCCCTGAGAAGACACTGAAGAAGAAAGGTATTGCCTCTTCAAAGACTTTTTACCCTTTCCTCTGTTGCTTCTATTAAATCTGTTACCTGTTCCCGATACACCCAGCTGAAGCTTCCCATCACTTCTAATCACCTGCTCTCCCTGCTTCGGACAAGACGCACTAAACCTCATCTCCAGATTTTCAAAATCTTCATTCGGTGCCATCACATGGTCTAGAACGTTTCTCACAGTACCAGCTTGCACAGACTGAGTGGATTGAGTGGACAACACCTTATCTTTACTTGGAGTGACTGAATTACCCTCAAATATTATACCCTTTTGGACACTCATGCCCCTAGAAGTACCAGCCTCTTTAACGTCATTACCAATGGACGATCTAGGCCGTCTGTTTCTAaccaaattcttttttcttgaaaCCAACATCCACGGTCCAAAGTTAGGATCAGACTTAGTTTCCTCACTGACTTGATTCGAATTTTTCTTAGCTCCACTATCCTCAGACTTATCTTCCTCCTGAGACCTGTTCGGACTCTTCTCTTCAGCTCGcccatttatttctttttccttaatcTGATACCAGCAATTCTCCTTTTTGTGTCCAAGCCTCCCACAGCAAAAACACAGAGAAGAAATACCTTCGTATTTAACCGGTTGAACCAATCTTCCTAACTTGATGGAATTGATTAGGGGCTTGTCCAGATCAATCTGTATACAGAGCCTTGCATAGCTACCTCTTGATCCGGTGGCTATGTATGAATCAATACGAAGCACTGGGCCAATAGCACTGCCAATCTCCTTCAAAACTTCCATGTCATAGAATTCAATAGGTAATTCTGGAAATCTCACCCAAACAGCAACAGATTTAAGATAATCATCTGAGGCTCTGAAGTAAGGTTCCCAAGGCTTGATGGCCAAGAAGTGCTCACCAATAAACCAAGGACCTCCACGAAGCACTTTATCATAATCATCTGGACAATAAAACTTTATCAGGAAGTAGTCCTTTCCAAGATTAACACAGTCCATCCTAGTTGCAGGTTTCCATAAAGCATTCAGCTTGAATGTGAGATAACTGAATCCCACAGTTCTACCAAAAACTTTCACAATTAAAGCCTTTGACCATGGGGCCCTTATACGCGCCTTAGTCTCCTTAGTCAACTTCACTTCTACCATTCCTTCAATGAGTGGTTCCACTTCTGTATCTGATTCCTCTCCATCATCCCAAACATTATCCAACTTGAAAGCTTGCTCATAGGCTCCAGGAATGTCACCCATAAGCCTATCCTTATAACTAGTAGCATTCCTAGGTGGATTTATCTGATTATCTACACTGCTTTCTTTaggcctcgtttgggaggagggaatggaatggaatggaaaggaatgaaaagaatcattttagaatattcttccattcccttgtttgggagttttaatggagggaatggaaagctcattcccttgtttgagagtttaagtgggagggaatggaatggataggagggaacactcattcctctctattcccttaaaacctcaaattttcattccccccaaaattgggaggaatgggagggaatggaattaaatttaatgatttttttactaaaactcccaaaatacccctatatattcaactctttattttaaaataggggtctaatagtaatattatcagaaaatgattccattccattccctccatgttgctcccaaacaagattagttacattccattcattttcattcctttccattcctttattttaaaacatccaaacaaggttacttaattccattccattccattcttttccattcctttcccttacttaaatttagttcattccattccattcctttccattcccttataatCATTCCATTCCTAtctattccattcccttataaactcccaaacgaAGCCTAAATTTCTTTACACTTCTTCCCAATGCATCTTCTTCCTCGCTTGATCTCGGTGGTTCATTGCAGTACTCAACTTccatattctctctcttttaaccTGACAAGTCtactattttgaaaattgttgtatCTGTAATATTAAATCATTAAACTTCATCAATTAGATGCCCCTAACCAAACATGAAGCTTAAAGACTATAACTATTCCCTTTTATTTAAAGGTTACACTAAACAGGAATGGGCTTTAACCTAACATAGAATGCAAGCAATAATAACCCACCTAGCCAAACACAAACCTTATCACCTATACAAACAACACtgcacctctctctctctctgtgtaaaCTCCGATTGAATAAAAATGGCAATTGGGAAGAAGAAGTTGATGTCATCGGCGCCATGGAGGGGCGAAGAGGAAGCCACTGAAGAGTTCCAAGACGCGAAGCTCAAAGTCACAAAGCAGCAGCCTGGAGCCGAGTCAGTGATGCACGTGCCTCGCAAGAAGAAAGACAAGTCCAAACGCCACGACCATGACGATTGCGATGATGATTCCCTCGTCGAGATTGACCCCCAGCTTCGCTACAGCTTTCAACGTAACTACCAGGTCTCtatcttcttgattttcatttttgtttcttggtttttttttctttacccaGTTGAGAGAATTCTTGATTTCTTGctttaaattttgtttctttggttaCCCAATTCTTATTTTCCTGGCCACTTGCTTTAAATTGTGTTTCTTTGGTTACCCAGTTGAGAAAATTCTGGATTACTTGGTTTAATTTGTGTATCTTTGCTTAACCAATTCTTTGTTTCCTGATTACTTGCTATTGGTTGTTTAAAGTTCATGTCTTTGTCATTAGTAGTGTACCCTTTTGCATTGTTGGGGGATTCCTGGTTGTTCTCAATTGTGTGCTTTAATAGATTTGAGTTATATGTTATATGagagatttttaatttgtttaaggATGAATGGGGAATGTGAGCTCCTACCAGTTGGCCAATGTGTTGCAACTCTATGATATCTCTGGGTTAAACTACTCAAAACCTCAGTATTACTATAATACGCCAAATTAGAAATACAACTGGGGATAACCCATTGTAGTAGTGGTTGATAACTTCTACCCAGCAGGGAAAACTGAAagcagaaggaaagaaagaagaaatttattCTTGTAGTGGAAGAGAACTTTTACCCAATATAGGGTTTCAAGTTGATAGAACATGGCTGGTCATTTTGTTTCAAACAATTAGAGtaatagttaaatgattaagcTCACTGTTTTCTAACAGTTTAAGCTTTTGTGACATCTGATAGTTTATTATAGTATCAAATTAGGTGGTCTTGAGTTAACCCTATCTTTGTTCTACCCTctcgattaaaaaaaattcacaatcaaATCTGTTGGGCTCTACTTATTAAAGGGGAGTATTGACCCACTTGTGAGAGAAAGTGTTGTAATAATGGTTAGATGATTAAATCTACTATTTCTTAATTGTTTAAGCTTTTGTTATAAGTGTTAAGGAAATTAACATGAGGTTGAAGCTTCTTATTATTGAAGCTTCATATAGTTGATTCTTAATATGGTTGAAGCCTCAGTTTTGTGAAGTGAGGTTACATATTTGTGCCTTCTATGATATAGATCACTGAAATTgattgagggttttttttttttgtgtgtgtgtgtgtgtgaatgccATCAATATCCACATTGTTATTATGGGCAAGGGCATGTCTGTAGGATGTATATCAATTAATTGATATAGTCTTTATTGTCATGTTCTGTTTTTCTGTTGCTTGAGACTTTTATAGCCTATCCATCACTCACTGCTAGGAGTTATTCAGTTTACATCTATGTTTGTTTGGCTCTCAATAATATCTTTactcctcttttcttcttccatctGCTGACTTtgtataattttgcatctaaatccGTTCATAATTGAGTTTGTGATATGATActtcttttgagttttgtgtaTGCAGTTTCTTCAACGAGTATTTAGCATTGACACCATTGTGAAACCTCTTCCACCTGCCATGGCCTACAATGTTTCCCGCAACTTGAACTTCTTCAGTCGCATTTTCACGCAGTTTTTTGGTGAGTATTGATTACTTTGTGCCATTTATGGGTAGCAGAGAAGATGGTATATATTAGAAATTCTATAGAACAAGATAACGATGTCACTCTTAATTACTTTTGAGGGTTCTTTTTCCTAGTCTTCTTTTGCAGCTTCTGTTTTTGCTACTTCtggctcttttatttttcattttctagtaATCTATTTGTTTCACTGAACCTAGAGTTGTGCAATTTCTGGAGCATAATGAGTATGCTTGTGGAGCGTCTGAACCTTTTTTCAATGCATATGCTATCAAGTCTATAACTTCACTGGAAGTTACAATGGGCTTGGCTCCTACATCTTTTAGAAGGGCTAAGAAATATAAATTCAGGGAATACAACTGGTTTAGAGAGATTTTCAATGTCCAATCAAGTATTTTACCTTGCAAAACTTTTAAACTCAGAATTGGTAAAGACATTTCACCTGAGTCTATATTTTGGTTTGATCTTATAGCTAACTTGGTCTCATGATTGCATCCAAGTTCtttgaaagtgaaaaaaaaaaaaatatatatatatatatatatattgtttcatGTGATCAAACCTTTGACATGTTCCCCTTCCATTAATGCATTGATGATTGTTATAGAATAGCTGATTTTTCGATTTGTAATGTAGTTTATGTGATTTGTTGTATTGCAGATCAAGAAGGTATAGCAAATGCCCAAAAATCGTTAGGGATAGGACAGGAAGAGAAAGCTCGTCGTGTTCGTTGAAAAGAGattaataaaaaaggaaaaggaagggagggggggggggggggtgttaggATTTAGAAGGCAGTTGAAGGCTTATTGCTGATTTTAGATGTAactgtttaaaattatttttaatatctgaatatttcttttttggagaatcTATAATATCTGAAGATTGAAAATGTAATCTAAAAATTCAGTGGAACCCCTTCGTAAAAAATTTTTACTTTGCGAATGGAATTGCATCATGAGCTATATGAGAGTTTCAATAAGTTCACTGGTgatatttattgaaaaaaaagaacaagtacTAATGAGATTTCTTAATATGTTTTGCCTAACCTTGGATGAAACCAAATGCTCATGTTTTTGCAGCATGGCAGaaattaaccattttttttgcttgaaaagaCTAGGTGATTTTGCTTAGATCCTTTTAAATTGGAAATCAATTAAGCAAATTTCAACCTTCCATTAACAAACAAAATGTATGTCATTGTAAACTTCATTTATCTTCTTATCATTACCCTCTAGCCAATTTGAGCCaagtttttatgttaaaaaattattttaaagtgACCCAAAAGACACATGAAATATTTTGCATTATCgtggagaaaaataaaaacaatcgAAGTATATAACAACCTTTACATAAGgaagagaaatttcaatttctgtATTTGATAGAAGTTTGACAGAACAATCCATTTGTAGggcaccaaaaaaaataaagcatgcTACTCAATCAGAACCATTAGATAGTTAATTCAATTGCTCTTATTTGAATCTAAAAGGAGAGATGAATATGATTTTCACGCAAAGACATGAATCTCTTATATGATGTCTTACAATGTTAATGATTGCATGTAGTTGCAACTAGCTTTAGTCCAGAAAAGGTGTTAAtttaacttctttctttttgtcttctcttttctttttgggtatggtttataatacaaaataatGTATGAAGCGTTGGCTGGTAGTAGAGTCCAAAAATGTTCAAAAGACTTAGAAGCAACAGCAAGACCCCAACATCTGTAGCAACTCTCTTATGCACAAAATATACAACCACTAAAGTTCTCCTACTTCTATGCACTTGTGGCCTTCAATCAGCACAACAAGTTGCCAAGGAAACCTTCTTCTCAAAAGGAGTTCCTCCACTCTTAGAAATGATGGAAACAAGTCTACAAAAACCAAGCTGTATAGCCTTAGTTAATGCTTTCCGAACAGGGGCATCTAGCTGCATGCCATTTGGTTGCATATGGAAGAACTGCAACAGCCTGCCAGCACTTGATTTGGCTACAAAGCCAAAACCACCCCGTTCACACTATCTCTGCTAGCGTCCCTAAATTGTCAGCAACACCTACAACCCTCCACAACTTGATACACCTGCCTTGGTACTTTCCTGCAGTTACTTTGATCTGCTTGTTGTGCATTAGAGACTTGTGCAGACCTGCAAAACAAAGCATTAGCACTTCTTTAAAGCAATTTTGCACCGTTAAACATCAATCTAGAGAACATAATATATtcctgtttttgaaaatttggatcCTCCATCCACTGAGCCAACCACCGCTTCAAAGAGCAAGGAGAAATGAACTCAGTTCTAAGGCTCAAATCTATCCAAACAATACCTTCCAAGCAAGATTGCAGTTCAAGAATAAATGAACCAAATTTTCCTCTTCCTCACACAATTACTATCACTCACAATGTTTCATTTCACTATTCTGTTTTAAACAATAAGTCCTCATGCCAAACTCCCACATAACAATTATTAACTTCAAAGGAAGCTTCAATTCTCACAGATGTCTCCATCTAAGAGCTATGACCCTCCAATGAGAATCCATTACCTGAATTCCCCCACTTTCAACAGTTGCTTAATTTTGATATCAACACGTGTTACATTGAGGCGATATATGTTTATTAGTAGCTCCTCACCTTGAGAGAGGGGTGGCTAAAATTTGAGCAACCACTACACTACTTCAGGAGAGTATAGCTCCCTAATCAGGTCCTGTGTTCCAAGTCAAAGTGTAAATTTTTGTGTTGACCTTGCATTGACCCATTTTTGAGAAAGATTAACTAATGGGGCAAAACTATTTTCAAACATGTGAGAGAGTAAGACATATGCACGAGTAGATTCTAATGAATCAAAATCTtttgctggtggtggtggtgatgggaTGAATATGCTTTATCATGCTTttatgaaaacttttttttttttttttttcattttttgggatTAGTAATGTAGTGCAAATTTGATGACAATTACTCCTACACATTTTGTGTAATTTCCTAGTGCCCAGCTATATAAAGTCCTACTCGTTTTACTTTTTTGAAAagctataaacttatttttatttgtatggCTTTCTTTCTATCTATTCACAATCAAGGTTCCATCATGATGTATCACGCATAAATGCTTTAGTAGAATCTGGAAACTTTATGACTAATACATCCActaattaatttagtattagcAGTGTAAAGTAGAGGAAGAAAGTGTTCAAGCAGGTCATATTACTTTAGTTTTCTTTAATCATACATTCGAAACTGATAGGGTGACTtagttaaaaactgaaaatgaagaTAGTAAagtattttggggaaaaaaaaggtaagagCTAGGAGCAAGCAAAGTTTGTAATCgacatcaaaatcattgatATTAGAGCTGCTTTGACATCAACTGAAGAATCTTTACCCTTTCAAACTAACAACTATGCCTCTTTAAAATGAATAATGGGATCACTCTACAAATAACATCattgttctttaaaaaactgAACATGCCAATTAATGAAAGGGTGTCCAATAAATCTAGTAATAGTAACTTAATCTATTTCATGCCTTCTCATGATGTGACTTCATTGGTTCCATTTCTTTTCATTGAATAGTTTgttgatttttcatattttagagCAAAACATTTACATTTATATGAGGTAAAAGTAAAAATGTCACCAGATAGGATTATACATAACAGcattgtttgttaatttttgatCTCTTTGAGTGATGTTGCTATTAATCTTTGCCCTTTTGTACATAGTTCAGACCTTTCACTATGACAAAATGTACGATGAAGATGCTGAGAGAAATGTGAGCTTATTTTTTATCTGCTTTAAATGCAAGCCTGCAAGGCAATGCTTCTTCCTTAACTAGATTCATTTATAATCTAGTAATTTTCTACTTTGCTATAGATATCTCTtgagttgcaacttgcaactaTACGAACATTTTTCTCCTGTAAATGTTtgataaattactaattaagtaattattatgtttttgggtGAATATGTAATTAACCATGGAATAAGAGCACGAAATCCTTAGTTCAATCCTGTCTCTACTCtatctttaatttaaaatgttaaaaacccCACAAGTTAGGCCCTACTTTTTAGGAAGGGATTTAAGCTTGCATGTGAGGGGAAGTGTTAAATTATGGCTAAATGATTagattcacaattttttaacagtttaaacttttgggagaaACGGTAATTTACTAATGCCATCCAAATTTGACTAGCCTTGTTGATTGACATTTCAAGCCAACTCTCATGCTCATTAGCATTACCTGTTGGTATAAAATTTGGGGGGGGTAGAAAATACCATTTGAGCTACCCAGCTCATTGGCAATTTTGACTATCCATTAACATGTGGAGAATATCAACTAAACATGAAcaatttttgctgaaagtaaCTCTAAAGTCCTACTATTGAAACAAATTGGCTATATATTATCCAGACTGCTAAAGTTAACTCTCTTTTAATAGAGttacaagcccaaaaaatgtTCATAAAAGAGTTACAAGCAAAATTAACCAGGAATCTAACCTCATTAGTGACTCCTGTACACAGCAAATGTACACCACTGGCATTCTCCAACTTCCTTGCACTTGTGTTCTTCAATCAACGCACCAAGTTGCCAAGgaaccttcttcttttccacaGGTCCTCCAATCTTCCACTAACCAGAACAAGCCTGGAAAATATGCTTCTCAAACAGTAAGCTTTCACTTTATTGCATACGGCATTACtggaacaggctgaaaaattatCTGCCAGCCCATGATTTAGCTACATAGGCAAAACAACCCCATTTGCATCTGCTCTGCCAGTGCCCCTCAACTGTCAGCAACACTTGCCATCCCTCCACAACTGGACACACTCCCCTTGGAACTCTCCAGTAGTTACTCTAATCAACATGTTGTGCATACCTACAAAACAAAGCTTTACTGAGCATTAACATATGATAAGTACACTTTTTTGCACCCTCAAACATCACTGTGTTGAGGTTATACAGCCCAAGCAAGACTTGCTTCAGGAATGAACAATCGAAATTGTCTTCCTCACTGCATAAGACACTTGGTTTCACTCACTATGTTGTGTTGTATGAGGCCATAGCATCTTATCAGTAACTCCACAGCTTGAGATAGCTAAAATTTGAGCAGCTACTTCTGGAGAGTACAGCTCTCTAATCAGGTCCTGTTTTCAAGCCAAAGTGTAAAGATAAGTTTAAATACCTATTAATACTAGTAGCTTATTTTGACTTGATTGAGGGATTACTAAAGTAAGGTTTTtataacctagcaaaataatattttttttattattgaaaaagattGACACACACATACATGACTAAACTTAAATTCTAGAcaaaacacatcaaaataaaactGTAGGATCTTTCCACTACAAAATACAATACATCAGGCTAAAAAGACAAAACCAAGCAGAAAAATATGAAACTTATATTCTGGATGTAACGCATCAAAACAACGATAACAATTAGAGCAGGGCTTACCAATCAAAGCAGGAtagcttctctatttttcaaccttttCTGCACAGTTGCTTGCCTGATTGAATATGCACCAGAGAATTAGGTTAGTAATTTATGGCTAAGTTTGTTGTAGGCTCAGGTTTAACTTCCATTATTCTTTGATTCTAATTCTAGTTGAGTCACGTTGATAGGGTAGCCAAGCTAAGTTACCTATGGAGATCAAGTCTTCTGGTTTGTTTTATCCTGTGAAATGAGCATGAACAGTTTTGCCCTGCTCA is part of the Quercus robur chromosome 9, dhQueRobu3.1, whole genome shotgun sequence genome and harbors:
- the LOC126700446 gene encoding uncharacterized protein LOC126700446, whose product is MAIGKKKLMSSAPWRGEEEATEEFQDAKLKVTKQQPGAESVMHVPRKKKDKSKRHDHDDCDDDSLVEIDPQLRYSFQRNYQFLQRVFSIDTIVKPLPPAMAYNVSRNLNFFSRIFTQFFDQEGIANAQKSLGIGQEEKARRVR